One region of Frankiales bacterium genomic DNA includes:
- a CDS encoding A/G-specific adenine glycosylase gives MPREMPTSSLHDPLLAWYAGHARDLPWRRPARDAWGVLVSEVMLQQTPVERVVPAWEAWLARWPQPADLAADSPGEAVRMWGRLGYPRRALRLHAAAVACVERFDGRVPATYDDLRSLPGVGDYTAAAVLAFAHGRRAVVLDTNVRRVLARLLGGSEHPSPSVTAAERARAEAVLPDDDATAATWSVATMELGALVCTATAPGCGGCPVRGWCAWLAAGRPAYDGPARPVQRFAGTDRQVRGLLMAVLREADGPVAAPALDAVWDDAVQRARALDSLVADGLVDPRPDGTFSLPGSGADRTPPAPDAPRAAHRSGAPPSGVR, from the coding sequence ATGCCGCGCGAGATGCCCACCTCGTCCCTGCACGATCCGCTCCTCGCCTGGTACGCCGGGCACGCCCGCGACCTGCCGTGGCGACGGCCCGCCCGTGACGCCTGGGGCGTGCTGGTCAGCGAGGTGATGCTCCAGCAGACCCCCGTCGAGCGCGTGGTGCCGGCCTGGGAGGCCTGGCTCGCGCGCTGGCCTCAGCCGGCCGACCTCGCGGCCGACTCCCCGGGCGAGGCCGTGCGCATGTGGGGTCGGCTGGGCTACCCCCGCCGCGCCCTGCGCCTGCACGCCGCGGCCGTCGCCTGCGTCGAGCGGTTCGACGGCCGGGTGCCCGCGACCTACGACGACCTGCGCTCGCTGCCCGGGGTGGGCGACTACACGGCCGCCGCCGTGCTCGCCTTCGCCCACGGCCGGCGCGCGGTGGTGCTCGACACCAACGTGCGCCGCGTGCTGGCGCGGCTGCTGGGCGGCAGCGAGCACCCCAGCCCGTCGGTGACCGCCGCCGAGCGCGCGCGGGCCGAGGCCGTGCTGCCCGACGACGACGCCACGGCCGCGACCTGGTCGGTCGCGACGATGGAGCTCGGCGCGCTGGTGTGCACGGCCACGGCACCGGGCTGCGGGGGCTGCCCGGTGCGCGGGTGGTGCGCCTGGCTCGCGGCCGGGCGGCCCGCCTACGACGGACCGGCCCGTCCGGTGCAGCGCTTCGCCGGGACCGACCGCCAGGTGCGCGGGCTGCTGATGGCCGTGCTGCGCGAGGCCGACGGCCCGGTCGCGGCGCCGGCCCTGGACGCCGTCTGGGACGACGCGGTGCAGCGGGCCCGCGCGCTGGACAGCCTGGTGGCCGACGGCCTGGTGGACCCGCGGCCGGACGGCACGTTCTCGCTGCCCGGCTCCGGTGCCGACCGCACCCCGCCGGCCCCGGACGCGCCGAGGGCGGCGCACCGCTCGGGTGCGCCGCCCTCGGGCGTGCGGTAG
- a CDS encoding AAA domain-containing protein, with translation MFERFTDRARRVVVLAQEEARMLNHNYIGTEHILLGLIHEGEGVAAKALESLGISLEAVRQQVEEIIGQGQQAPSGHIPFTPRAKKVLELSLREALQLGHNYIGTEHILLGLIREGEGVAAQVLVKLGADLNRVRQQVIQLLSGYQGKEPAAAGGPAEGTPSTSLVLDQFGRNFTQAARDGKLDPVIGRETEIERIMQVLSRRTKNNPVLIGEPGVGKTAVVEGLSQMIVKGEVPETLKDKQIYSLDLGALVAGSRYRGDFEERLKKVLKEIRTRGDIILFIDEMHTLVGAGAAEGAIDAASILKPMLARGELQTIGATTLDEYRKYVEKDAALERRFQPIQVAEPTLAHTIEILKGLRDRYESHHRVSITDAALVAAATLADRYVSDRFLPDKAIDLIDEAGARLRIRRMTAPPDLREFDERIADVRREKESAIDAQDFEKAASLRDKEKQLLGEKASREREWKAGDMDVVAEVDEELVAEVLATATGIPVFKLTEEESARLLRMEDELHKRVIGQQQAIKSLSQAIRRTRAGLKDPKRPGGSFIFAGPSGVGKTELSKTLAEFLFGDEDALISLDMSEFSEKHTVSRLFGSPPGYVGYEEGGQLTEKVRRKPFSVVLFDEVEKAHPDIFNSLLQILEDGRLTDSQGRVVDFKNTVIIMTTNLGTRDIAKGQNLGFSNAEDTKSSYERMKNKVNDELKQHFRPEFLNRVDDIVVFHQLTQEEIVTIVDLMTAKLDQRLKDKDMGIELTRAAKDLLAERGYDPVLGARPLRRTIQREIEDVLSEKILFGELRPGSIVVVDVEGEGAARSFVFRGESKSPVPAIEEIVEIVGAGGADEGQGEGDGASA, from the coding sequence ATGTTCGAGAGGTTCACCGACCGGGCCCGCCGGGTTGTCGTCCTGGCGCAGGAAGAGGCCCGGATGCTCAACCACAACTACATCGGCACCGAGCACATCCTCCTGGGCCTCATCCACGAGGGCGAGGGCGTGGCCGCCAAGGCGCTCGAGTCGCTGGGGATCTCGCTCGAGGCCGTGCGCCAGCAGGTCGAGGAGATCATCGGCCAGGGCCAGCAGGCGCCGTCGGGGCACATCCCGTTCACGCCGCGGGCCAAGAAGGTGCTCGAGCTCTCGCTGCGCGAGGCGCTCCAGCTCGGCCACAACTACATCGGCACCGAGCACATCCTGCTCGGCCTCATCCGCGAGGGCGAGGGCGTCGCCGCCCAGGTGCTGGTCAAGCTCGGCGCCGACCTCAACCGGGTGCGCCAGCAGGTCATCCAGCTGCTGTCGGGCTACCAGGGCAAGGAGCCGGCGGCTGCGGGCGGCCCCGCCGAGGGCACGCCGTCCACCTCGCTCGTGCTCGACCAGTTCGGCCGCAACTTCACCCAGGCGGCCCGCGACGGCAAGCTCGACCCGGTCATCGGCCGGGAGACCGAGATCGAGCGCATCATGCAGGTGCTCTCGCGCCGCACCAAGAACAACCCGGTGCTCATCGGGGAGCCCGGCGTCGGCAAGACCGCCGTCGTCGAGGGCCTGTCCCAGATGATCGTCAAGGGCGAGGTGCCCGAGACCCTCAAGGACAAGCAGATCTACTCCCTCGACCTCGGCGCGCTCGTGGCCGGCAGCCGCTACCGCGGCGACTTCGAGGAGCGGCTGAAGAAGGTCCTCAAGGAGATCCGCACCCGCGGCGACATCATCCTGTTCATCGACGAGATGCACACCCTCGTCGGTGCGGGCGCCGCCGAGGGCGCGATCGACGCCGCCTCGATCCTCAAGCCGATGCTCGCCCGCGGCGAGCTCCAGACGATCGGCGCCACCACGCTCGACGAGTACCGCAAGTACGTCGAGAAGGACGCCGCCCTCGAGCGCCGGTTCCAGCCGATCCAGGTGGCCGAGCCGACGCTGGCCCACACGATCGAGATCCTCAAGGGCCTGCGCGACCGCTACGAGTCGCACCACCGCGTGTCGATCACCGACGCCGCGCTCGTGGCGGCCGCCACCCTCGCCGACCGCTACGTCTCCGACCGGTTCCTGCCGGACAAGGCGATCGACCTCATCGACGAGGCCGGCGCCCGGCTGCGCATCCGCCGGATGACCGCGCCGCCGGACCTGCGCGAGTTCGACGAGCGCATCGCCGACGTCCGCCGCGAGAAGGAGAGCGCGATCGACGCGCAGGACTTCGAGAAGGCGGCCTCGCTGCGCGACAAGGAGAAGCAGCTGCTCGGCGAGAAGGCGTCGCGCGAGCGGGAGTGGAAGGCCGGCGACATGGACGTCGTCGCCGAGGTCGACGAGGAGCTCGTCGCCGAGGTCCTCGCCACGGCCACCGGCATCCCGGTGTTCAAGCTCACCGAGGAGGAGAGCGCCCGGCTGCTGCGCATGGAGGACGAGCTGCACAAGCGCGTCATCGGCCAGCAGCAGGCGATCAAGTCCCTGTCGCAGGCGATCCGGCGCACCCGTGCCGGGCTCAAGGACCCGAAGCGCCCGGGCGGCTCGTTCATCTTCGCCGGCCCGTCCGGCGTCGGGAAGACCGAGCTGAGCAAGACGCTCGCGGAGTTCCTCTTCGGCGACGAGGACGCGCTCATCTCCCTGGACATGAGCGAGTTCTCCGAGAAGCACACCGTGTCGCGGCTGTTCGGCTCGCCCCCCGGCTACGTCGGGTACGAGGAGGGCGGCCAGCTCACCGAGAAGGTGCGCCGCAAGCCGTTCTCCGTCGTGCTCTTCGACGAGGTGGAGAAGGCACACCCGGACATCTTCAACTCGCTGCTGCAGATCCTCGAGGACGGCCGGCTGACCGACTCCCAGGGCCGCGTCGTCGACTTCAAGAACACCGTCATCATCATGACGACCAACCTCGGCACGCGGGACATCGCCAAGGGCCAGAACCTCGGCTTCTCCAACGCCGAGGACACCAAATCGTCCTACGAGCGGATGAAGAACAAGGTCAACGACGAGCTCAAGCAGCACTTCCGGCCCGAGTTCCTCAACCGTGTCGACGACATCGTGGTCTTCCACCAGCTCACGCAGGAGGAGATCGTCACCATCGTCGACCTGATGACGGCCAAGCTCGACCAGCGCCTCAAGGACAAGGACATGGGCATCGAGCTCACGCGGGCGGCCAAGGACCTGCTCGCCGAGCGCGGCTACGACCCCGTCCTCGGCGCCCGTCCGCTGCGCCGCACCATCCAGCGCGAGATCGAGGACGTGCTCTCGGAGAAGATCCTCTTCGGCGAGCTGCGGCCCGGCTCGATCGTGGTGGTCGACGTCGAGGGCGAGGGCGCGGCCCGGAGCTTCGTGTTCCGCGGCGAGTCCAAGTCCCCGGTCCCCGCGATCGAGGAGATCGTCGAGATCGTGGGCGCCGGCGGCGCCGACGAGGGCCAGGGCGAGGGCGACGGCGCCTCCGCCTGA
- a CDS encoding SDR family NAD(P)-dependent oxidoreductase yields MITVIVGTGPGMGMALARRFGREGHELALLVRDPAAGAAFVEELAGLGVRALAHVADAGDEDSLRAAFAAVRARQGEPDVVIVNTPVGGPGTPSDVAAADLEAGFRVGVLGAVWSLQEVLPAMRERDQGVVLATGSGVALHPWPGGTVVTVVKSALRAYVLAAARELEGTGVHVATVTVDGVLGGPGFEPDTVAERFWQLAVQPRGSFDAEVVHRG; encoded by the coding sequence GTGATCACCGTGATCGTCGGCACCGGCCCCGGCATGGGGATGGCGCTGGCCCGCCGCTTCGGCCGCGAGGGGCACGAGCTCGCCCTCCTGGTGCGCGACCCGGCCGCGGGAGCGGCCTTCGTCGAGGAGCTCGCCGGCCTCGGCGTGCGCGCCCTCGCCCACGTGGCCGACGCCGGCGACGAGGACTCCCTGCGCGCCGCGTTCGCGGCCGTCCGCGCGCGCCAGGGCGAGCCCGACGTCGTCATCGTCAACACCCCCGTGGGCGGCCCGGGCACGCCCTCCGACGTCGCCGCGGCCGACCTCGAGGCCGGCTTCCGGGTCGGCGTCCTGGGGGCGGTCTGGTCGCTGCAGGAGGTGCTGCCCGCGATGCGCGAGCGCGACCAGGGCGTGGTGCTGGCCACCGGGTCCGGCGTGGCCCTGCACCCGTGGCCGGGCGGCACCGTCGTCACGGTGGTGAAGTCCGCCCTGCGCGCCTACGTGCTCGCCGCGGCGCGAGAGCTCGAGGGCACCGGCGTCCACGTGGCCACGGTGACGGTCGACGGCGTCCTCGGCGGTCCCGGGTTCGAGCCGGACACGGTGGCGGAGCGGTTTTGGCAGCTCGCCGTCCAGCCCCGCGGGTCCTTCGACGCCGAGGTGGTCCACCGCGGCTGA